Proteins encoded together in one Microplitis mediator isolate UGA2020A chromosome 7, iyMicMedi2.1, whole genome shotgun sequence window:
- the LOC130671373 gene encoding uncharacterized protein LOC130671373: MLYYLVILTTLTYCMATSEPEDPIHVEKCPVSLQKRNNSSLENSNCTKYCMFWKNQLIDEIVCPRNFHYSPINETCVSSGDSNCGGSSNDIKKKDYGSCIGKCPISDDIEDIFYLPHDDCTKYCICAFGHSLEMKCDDNKHFSTLDNRCVHPAEADMKCPDIRHEIEAEAFDETDDCLGQCLPLNDKDHSSQRRKISPHRNETKFCVCSSGKFQIHDCPRNQVFIEKDQLCRNLNPRSPKQGVHNYIQSNSKNYNRNDNQFSSSDKDKIHTYTKTTETNTTETKNLTDQEKESLGNEETTFETIITKKIKKTDHEIITTVFNTTTTTIVTVTSTVTPLVSGNQNDGSSRSSSIPSPQCKFLIEQLLQKKIL, from the exons atgctgTACTATTTAG tAATTCTAACAACTCTGACATACTGCATGGCAACATCTGAACCAGAGGATCCAATTCACGTTGAAAAATGTCCAGTGAGCTTACAAAAGCGAAACAATTCATCTCTAGAGAACAGTAACTGTACAAAATACTGCATGTTCTGGAAGAATCAGCTAATCGACGAGATAGTTTGCCCGCGAAATTTCCATTACTCACCGATAAATGAAACGTGTGTCAGTTCTGGTGACAGCAACTGCGGAGGATCTAGcaatgatattaaaaaaaaggattaTGGAAGTTGTATTGGCAAATGCCCAATTTCTGATGACATCGAAGATATTTTTTACCTTCCGCATGATGACTGCACAAAGTATTGCATTTGCGCTTTTGGGCACTCGCTCGAAATGAAATGTGACGAcaataaacatttttcaacTCTCGACAACAGATGCGTCCATCCTGCTGAAGCTGATATGAAGTGTCCAGATATAAGGCATGAAATTGAAGCAGAGGCTTTTGATGAGACTGATGATTGCCTTGGCCAGTGCCTGCCTCTTAATGATAAGGATCATAGTTCTCAAAGAAGGAAAATTAGCCCCCACagaaatgaaacaaaattttgtgtttGTTCAAGcggtaaatttcaaattcatgaCTGTCCAAGAAATCAAGTATTCATTGAAAAAGATCAATTATGTAGAAATCTTAACCCTCGATCTCCAAAACAAGGTGttcataattatattcaatctaatagtaaaaattataacagaaATGATAACCAATTTTCATCATCAGACAAagataaaatccatacatataCAAAAACAACAGAAACAAATACAAcggaaacgaaaaatttaactgatcAAGAAAAAGAATCATTAGGAAATGAAGAGACGACATTTGAAACGataatcactaaaaaaattaaaaaaacagatCATGAGATAATAACGACTGTTTTTAATACGACAACTACTACGATAGTAACAGTAACGAGTACGGTTACACCATTGGTATCTGGAAATCAAAATGATGGATCGAGTAGAAGTTCATCGATCCCGTCGCCGCAGTGCAAATTTTTGATTGAACAGttgttgcaaaaaaaaatactttaa